AGCAAATGAAAAGTTGcttggggaatgaatgaatggtcaaGGGCCTGTCAGTAGGAATCTGTAATCGGGCTGGAGACCTTGAGAGAGGGAGGCTGAAAGGTTTGATGAAAATATTATGAAAAGGATtcagtgggtagctatgttggtctgaagcagcggagcAAAATAGGGAGACCAGTAGCTCAAcgaagttttaatcaaggtagAAGCCACGGAACTCAAACTTTATTATGATAAGGAATCAGTCAAATTTAACTTAGCTTCAGGACAGCTGTCGGATGTGAAGAACAAGCAGTGAGCTGACAAAGCAAGCTTGGGAAGTTGAAAACTTGAGAGAAACACTTGAGGTGATGTTCATTGGTCATATGTATTTGGGTTTGTAGAAAAGCAGTAGATGGCTGTAGTCAAGCTTCTCAGGGAGTTGAACGGGAGGGTTGGGCAATGCTTTGCAAAATATTGCTGTGTTGCCTTCAGTTTCTAGAAGTCCTGGAACAGCAGCTTTTGGTAGGCGAGCTGAGACGAATCCTTGACTTTGGCCCTTCTGCGCAAGATGTGCAGCCATCCCTCCTAGGTTTGGTGCCCTCTGACCTGTTGGAGCTTCTTCCCCCTAATCAAGTAAGTTAGGCTTATTCCTTTTCTGCAGTAAAGAAGTGGGATTGTttagagtaggggtggccaaactgtggctctccaaatgtgcatggactacaattcccatgggcccctaggagagccgcagtttggccatccctggaaaCTTTAGAGGTGGGCCTTTATTCCTGCTTGGGATTCTTTCATATGCATGGTATGGATTCATCTGCTGAGGTGAGTCTTGCAAGTGACTTAAGTGATCTGATCATCTATCCAGCACCTACTGTCCCAAAACTTCTGTTTGTACATATAGAAATATAGAGGCTAACAGTCAGGCTTTTGTACAGtaatcttgggaattgtagttctacGAGGAAAGTATTCCCCTCCTGGAATTCATGAGCCTTTGCCAAACAGAAGGTACTTTCCCCGCTCAACCTGGTACGAGAAGTTTTATTTCAATAATTTACAATTTACTGAAGTAGATTCTAATAACTGTCAAAGTGTGATCGTAATGTAGAAGTTATAACTTCAGGAAGAAAgaattagaatcaaagaatcaagagttagaaggggccaccaGGAtcaagtccaactccctgctgaatgcaggaaatggccacaagagccaagcatctgCCTGTCCCTTCTGGTCACCCATTTCATTTGGGTTCTGCTTTGTTCTTTTATCCTTGCCTCATAACAACCAGTTGTATGGACCAGCAGTGCTCTAGAGGTGATTGCTTTCCCATTGCTGCCTCAAAGTGCTCTAATATTTCCTATGAACCCTAAGAGGCAGCAATAACATTTAGACAAGTTTGTGCTGATGTGGTCTCTGCCTCTGTACTCGGCCACAGGAGCTGGAGGAGATGCAGAAGCGCCTTCCCGTGGAGTTGGAGAAGCAGCTTAAGCACAAGTGCTTGGCTCTGCTGAGTTACTTCTGTCCAGAGAGTGGTAAGACCCTTATTCTGCAGAGCTTTGGAGAGCGGGGTGGGGGCAGAAAGACATAGCAATAAAGAGAATTTGAGGGTCCAGCATGAAGCTTTTAGGAGTGCCTGCTGGCTGACTTCTCCCTTTGCAGACGGTGCTGGACAGATTCCTCAAGCAAGTATGATGAGGACCCTGGGAGAAAGTTTAGCTGCAGAAAAACAGCACTTGCAGGAGGCCCGTGATCGGTACCAAGAGCTCATGGGGTTGCTGGAACAGCAGAAGGCTGCCTACCCCCAGGTAAGGGCTGAAGGGAAAAGCCTTGCCACTGCGTTATGCATGTGTTAAGGATGGGATTACTCTCTGCTGAAGAAATCAAAACTCTGTCCAGAATTATGCTCACAAATAAATCCTGTGCTCCAGCTAActttgcatttaatttttttttttgttacaataTTCAGGCTAGTGGAGGTGGGAACTGATGGTTGCTGGGAATATGAGCAATGGGGGCAGGACTCTCTATTTATAATCCATGCCTCCTCTTCAGTCTCAcgcaaggcagtttacaataaaaaaatgaGTCATTGGAAACAACATAAAAGTACCCGTATCTTGTTTGGATTCCTGCAGGTCCTGCTACGCTGCTTGGCCCTTCTGAAACGCTTTGCTCGTGAATATCGCCTTGGTGCTCAGTCTGAACTGGATTCCCTCAATACCCAGTACCTGGAGATCAAATGTAACGCCATGTTCCTCAAGATACGGTGAGCTTTTGCCCTCTCCTTTGTGTGCTTGGAAGGGGCTGAGGTTATTGCtgatttaatttatattctgcccttccatACTGGTGCCAGGAGCAAGAGGCTGAACCAGGCAAGGAAGGGattcatttatttgcttgcttaaaATGTTTATTAGTCTCTTTCCCCCTTGCGGAACTCAAGGCAACTTACCTCATAAATAAAACATATCAATAAGAAATGATTGCTTATGAATGTGGGAGtgaattaaaaacattatttgcctctttcatagaatcatagaatcatagagttggaaggggccatacaggccatctagtccaaccccctgcacaacgccggatcagcccaaagcatcctaaagcatccaagaaaagtgtgtctccaacctttgcttgaagactgccagtgagggggagctcaccacctccttaggcagcctattccactgctgaactactctggctgtgaaaacattttttcttccccccccccatacttctAATGAGGCAAAGGACTTGAGTCTTAAGCCAAGGCTGATCAAAGATTTTGTTTGTGAGACAAAGTTGGAATCCAGAAGTCATTCAAGCAAAGTAGATACTGGCTTTGAGTAGAGGGTACCAGAAGTCTGATAGGTGCAGGAGTTCAGGTAATGTTTAACCCTGTTTTCTGAATAACTTGAATCTGCCATAGGCTTGAAGAGCTGAGCATTCTCTTGGAAACCTACGTGCCTGAGAAAGTGGAAGTACACCGGGTGATGAGGTTAGTGGGGGAGAGAGGGTCTTTATTTCAAAAAATACGGTGGATTTGCGATGCACTGAGTCTTAGTATAAAGGCAGGAGCAAATGCAGTAAACAGGGATATCAGTAGTACatgattatttaaaatatatgactCTGGTTATTACTTGGTTATTTATATTTTGCCTTTCTAACTGAGACACAAGGGGGCTTACATAGCCTAAATCAAGTACAGTCAATAGACTGGAACATTACAGGAgggtttgaattttaaaaatctgaagacAAACAGAAAGCTCAAACAGCTGAAATAATACATGAGTTTCTAAACATGAGATGTTAAGTGGTGTAGAAACTACCCTAGTCTGGACCATACTTACAGTGACATTAGTATTGTCTGAGCCTGGTTAAAGGGACATGGGGGCATGGTGCTGCAATTCTGGTCCCATTTTTCCATGTTTGCTGCCTCCACATGGTCTGCCCTGCAAGACTGCACCTTGAGACTTTTGATGCGGTACATGGTGGTCCTCACAGACAGACTCTTCGTTGACTATAGAGACTGTGATAGGTTAAAGAGAAGCAAGTACTGGTGTTTCTAATACCTGCTTGATAATGTGATTCTGAAATTCATTCGTTAAAATATAGACTGGGGAATAGGTGATCAGACTGGAGAATTTATGCAGTCTCTTGGAGAAGTAGGACAGGGATGGATGGGGGAAAGAAGCTTGAAGGCATAGAGACAAACGGCTCTGTTTTGTAAGAGCTTTGGCAACACCTTGGTAATAAATTGCTTTCTTTCCAGGGACAATCTGCAGGCAGCAGTATGCcaagaagagcaagatttgaccGCTTCCCGCAAGGTCCTCTCCAGCTATGAGACTCTGGGCCCTGAGTTCGAGGAACTGGTGAAGGAATATGCCCGGCTGCAAGCCATCATTGAGAACCGGCGCTGGGTGCTGACAGAATTCAACAAAGACTGAGGTTCACGTGAACTGGGATAGGAGCCTTGTTTCAACCATTGACCAGTTGATGCATAGTAGCTACTTCATAAAAATACTAACAGAAGAAACATGATGGAAAGGAGTTAATGTCTCGGGTTGCTTTCTTCATGCTAAGAAGAGCTCCCGCTGGTCAGCATCTTGCTGCTATAACACAGTCACTCATACTGTTTTCTCTCTACTGCCACCTTCCCCCAAATTGCTAACAGCATGTTGGGGTTTTTTCAGAATCTGCTTCAGCCTCTCTAAAGCACGGATAAAACCCAAGAGGCCTGTACGGTATCCCAAATAACAGAATTTCATATTAGCATGCTGAGCCTGGAGAATAACTGCTGTGCCTGTTGATAAGAGTGAATAAATGATACTGCCTGTAAATATTGTCTCGCTGGCTGGGCTCTTTATTCCAAAGCAAAAACAAGAAGCATGGAATCTGGAGGCCGCTGCTTGTGGTCCCTGACCCCGTCTTCTCTCGTTTGCGGGTGAAATTGCCGGTTAAATTGTGAAATAACAGCCCAAGGTATCCCATCTTCCATGTTGCTCTGCGGGTGCTGCACGAAGCAGTGATTTGAAATGACAGACTTGCTGTAAAATAGGCTTGGAATAGGGATATTTTCCATCTTCTGTAGTAGATCACGGCCAACTTAAAGTGACTTTTAATGGTTAGTTTCAATCATTAACTCTGTAATGGTTGCCATTTCATTATCTCTGTCTCCATAGTTAAATACAAATCAGAGCCCTCTTTATTGCTTATtaaagaggctaattctgtgcCACTGTTTTAAAAATTACCCCTCGGAGGAACGGAGGAGTGCTTTTCAAAGATAGCATGTTCACCTACGAGAGGAGAGAATAACGAATGGGATGGTGACAGCTTTCCTAGATAGCAATGAATTCTGCTAGGACAGGCTAAATACTCGATTTTCTGCATGGGCCCCAGCAGTTGCTaaatggctttggggagaggcaatTAAATATTCATCGAGTTGGAATCTGAGTTGCAAATCTGGATCTTGCATAAAGCAAGTTCAAGTCAGTGGTGGGAAATTTGGCCTTTGAGGCTCTAAAGCATTACTGGAGACATGGTTAGTGTGTATATTCCATGCATATTTTAAAGGAAGTAGTTACAGCATTTCCATAGGAGGCGTCCTACGCAGCACCAGAAGCGATTAAGCAGGTGTGGTTGGGAAGCCTCTAGCTCTGGTTGCTGTTCTGTCTCCCTGCTGTTGGCAACTGgggtagaagggggggggatatcgACAGGTGCAGAGGAATTGAAATAGGCATCATGATTAATGTGGTACAGCAACCAACGGCTTCCCGATGCAATGCTAATTAGCCGGTACGAATGCATCtctaagagaaaaaaaaattgctaatTTTCAGATTTTTGCAGCGCGAAGAgggggcaggaaaaaaaaaatacaccctcGAGCCAGCCAGGAGTCGAACCTAGAATCTTCTGATCCGTAGTCAGACGCGTTATCCATTGCGCCACTGGCCCTCAGGTGTTTGGTAGCAGCCGCGACGTCTTCCCTATATGGACTGCAACGGAGGACGTGACTCGCGAGGCCTGCTAAAGTGGGCGTAATACCGCAGTGCACGCTGGGAGACGTAGTCCTTCAGTCGGCGTCATTTTAAGAGGCGCAGGCAGAAGCGGCGCGAAGTCACAGGCTGCGCGCGCGGCCCGTCGGGAAACCGAGTCCCAAACGCTCTCAGCTTTCTGGAGCATCATGGGAAATGGGAATGTCGCCTCGCGCgctttcagcaacagagggacgGGTGGGGGAAACGCACCGCCTCCAGTCCCGCCTACAtctaggcttctgattggctgtgccttGACTAGGCCGGTTCCTCCCCGCCTTCCTGTTGGGAACGCTTCCCGTTCATTGGACAGTTGTCGGAAGCGCGGCCGCTGATTGGCTTGAGTCGTAAGGGGGCGTGCCCAGCCGGCTCTCGCCTCTCTGTGTGGCGGGGCATGGCGGCGACGGCGGCGGCGATGGCGGCAGCAGCGGTGGCGGGTCCGGGAGCAGCCGCGGTGGCCCGCGTCTCCTGCGGGAGGGATTTGAGCTGCGTCCCGGAAGTGGCCGGCACCCTGGGGGCGGTAGCCAGGCAGGGGTGAGAGAAACCACGTGGTGCTCCAGCCTGACCTCTGACCCCGGTGGCCAAGCCCCAGTGACCTCTGAACCGacctgggatggggggagggggaggtgctcTTTTGAATTGGACTCCTGCACAGATAGTTGTCACAAATGAATCCTTAGGAATGATGGTCATGATTGTGACCTTTGACCCCAGGGCTGCAGTCTGGGTCTCTTATCTGATGTACAGCAGGTGGAAATCCCACAGGTGGAGTTTTCCCACATTAGAAATGGCTGGGTTGGGATATATGCCCACCATGATAGTTTGTAGGAGCCCTGCCTAAAGCAATGGCAGCCATGTGATCTCTGCCCCTTTGCCTGTCTAAGACTCAGGGTGAATCACATAGGATATTCAATAGGCTGGAACATGTAGGGCGTGATGTAATAGGGTCTAGACTGCAGAAATCTCAAAAGGGTACTGGAAAAAAGCACGAGTATCTAAAGATGATATATTAAGTGGGATAGGAAATAGCATGTTGGGTGCACACTTACAGTGTTAGGCAGTCTCTGTCTCTTTATCCGTTCATTTTCCTGGCCATTTAATTACAGTGCAGccctattttaaaaaaccctcttgattGGAAGTTTTCGGTTATGCTGCATGAATGAAGGGCGGTGGGTGGACTCCCAAGTGTGTTTTAGGCAAACAGATTTTTTGTGCTGTCCAAATGTGGGCTGTAAAATCAGTTCATTGTTTCAGAattgcttaaaaaaattaattggttGGCAATTGGTGATTTTGTTTTCCCAATTTCTGAAttcccaggtttgatttcctctgCATGCCCGTTTTCCATCCCCGATACAAGAGGGAGTTTTTCCTGGAACCAGTTAAGAGCCGGTCAGGTCCCCAGACCCGCTCTGACCTGTTACTCTCGGGAAGAGGTAAAAACATCAAAGGACTCATTGCATTGATGTCTCTCTCTGTCTACTTACCAGACAAGATGCAATGAACTTATGAGcttatttccttaaaaaaacaaaaacaaaagggaaacaaTAGTTCAATTTCTCTTGTGACTTACAGTGAGGAACCTGGGGAGGGTAATGAAAATTGCATTGAGAATTAAATTTCCTGCTAAAAGATCTGTCTATATGTATTATCCCCCTTTTGCTTTGCTTCATTGTTGCATGCAGAAATTTTACAATGCGTTTTAAAATACTGACGCTTGGATAAGTGTCTGGTTCATATGAACctctattgaatcagaccattggtctatcacagTCTAAATTGCCAAACTCAGTGGCTCTCCATGGGcacaggcctttcacatcacctactgcctggtctttttaactggagatgttgaaggattgaacccaggaccttcttcGTGCCAattagatgctctaccactgagccacagccccacccctCTGTTTCGCTGTTGTGGGCAAGTCCCAGAgtttgtctttctgtctgtcctgACTGCTTGGTGCACATGTGCTTTTGGTCAGTCTTGAAGGGGGTGATATATCCTTGCTGGGGCTGCTGGCTCTGAACAAGCCGTCTGCCCTCCCCCAGTCAGAGAGTGTTGGCTCTCATCCCTGTAATGCCTTGCTCCTTGCCAGACTGGAACACGCTGATTGTGGGCAAGCTGTCCCCATGGATCCGGGCCGATTCCAACGTGGAGAAGGTTCGCAGGAATTCCGAGATGGTGAGCGAGTCTGCTCAGATGCTGTTTCTTTGTTCACAGGgcagggtgatatataaatataagaaattaaataaataaaagaaaagcagaaggttGTCATTTCAGCAGAAGTCTGCCATTGGCTCCTGATACCTGGCAGTTCGGAGGCATCTTGCCTCTGAAAATGGAGATTCCATTTTAATTACTAAAGCCTTTGATAGGTCTTTACACCACGAAATTACATACGTAAATGGGGTCTAGTTGCAGCtgatctggcaaccccagcaaggggcttccaaggcaagtgagatgcaGAGCTGGTTCCCGTTGCCTTTCCTGCAGAACCTTCCTGAGACTTCTCCAATCTAAGtactgaccatgcttagcttccaggatcagaTGAGAGCATGCTTTACCATActatctcccttcccctccatgaaatcacaaatatttaaaaattaactgtcTTCTGCTGTTGCCTGTTTCAGCATTCTTGTAGAGGCCCTGAACCTATCATTGTCAATCCATTTCACAGCACAAAAGtcactgtgttttgtttttttaagctaaGCAGCCCCAACACCTTTCCTTGGAGAAAGACACTCCATCCTACCATCGTTGTAGTTGCCCTTTCCCCATCTTGATATTTTAGAGACAAACTGAATAAGATTGTAGCGGTTTCCTAAAGATAGGTCTCTGTGTTTATCTCCTCCTTTGCAGGCCATGTTGCAGGAGTTGAATTTTGGGGCGTACCTGGGACTTCcagccttccttctgcccctGACGCAGGCGGACAACCCCAACCTGGCTCGCGTTCTATGTAACCACATCAATACTGGGCACCATACTTCCATGGTACGTCCAGGCCATCTCATCCTTCCCTCTGTGTCCAGTCTCCACAGAGcctcacctgggacccctccccttcccaccccctacaggcccattatTAGACATTTTGGGAGCTGTGGCTtgggttgacgtgaccatatatgtttatatcacctgttaaatgtttaacagatttctatgtatgtatatacatgtatcccacccatttaggaaacccttccagggccattgagaaaccccagggtttcatgaaatcctggttgaggaagctGGGTCCAAAGTGTCTCTCTGGGACTTTTTCTCCCACTCCTTTTCTTATTCCACCTCAGTTCTGGATGCGGATCCCGCTGCTGGCTCCAGCAGACTTGCGGGATGACTTGATTGAAAACGAGCCTGTGcagggggcagaggaggagacGGCGGGCGAGGAGAAGACCTGGCAGTGGTGAGTGATGCATCAAAGGTCGGTGGGAACCTGTATCCGCTTTAGAAAGGGAGGACCGCTTGGGGAGCAGAACAGGTTTCCTGGGTTTCTAAGGCAAGGAGAGGCTGATCCCTGGTGGAGCCAACCGAAGACGGCAGCTACAAATGCCATCTCTTTGCGATGACAGTGAATCCCTTGCAGAAGAAAAATGGGGTGAGTGGAAGGCGAGGAGGCCCCATTTTCTGATGTGGCAACATCAGCTTTcttatttgtgtgttttttggTAGGTGGCACAATTTCCGGACCCTGTGCGATTACAACAAACGTATCGCGGTGGGTGAGTGCCGCTGGGGCAAGACTGGGGAGGTGGGCAGCAGAGAGGCCTGTGCTCCGTGGCAGCCTCATCTCATAGAGGCCGGGACATCGTTTCCTGTGGCAactcttcccctttctcctcagccctggaggtgggccctgaccTGCCGTCCAATCACGTCATCGACCGCTGGCTCGGGGAACCAATCAAGGCGGCCATCCTACCCACCAGCATCTTCTTGACCAATAAGAAAGGCTTCCCTGTTCTCTCCAAGATGCACCAGCGCCTGGTCTTTTGCCTCCTTAAGGTCAGCCCTGCCCTTTGGCTGCCTTCTGTTCTCTTGAGACAACTTGGCCACTTGCCTTTGCCCACTGGGGCCCTGAACAAAGAGGGTTTCTAGGTGGGTGCTGTGGCACCTGTGGGCACCCCGTTGGGGAACCCTACTCTGGGGCAGATGTCTGTGAAAGACATCTGGGAGATGGGGGCAGGATTGTGAAAGTGTGATTCTCTTGTGGTGACCTTTGTCCCCTGTCCCTTTCCAGCTCGAGGTGCAATTTATCATCACCGGTGCCCACCACCATCCGGAGAAGGAGTTCTGCTCCTACCTGCAGTACCTGGAGTATCTGAGCCAGAACCGCCCGCCCCCTTCGGCCTATGAGCTTTTCGCAAAAGGCTACGAAGACTACCTCCAGTCCCCACTGCAGGTGAGATGCCTTTCCTCTAGAACTTCGGGGTCCTGGGGCTTGAGATCTCTTTTGACCTTGAATTCACGGGACTCCCAAAGGCGCGTCACACTTCCCCGTGGAGCAAATGCACGAGAAATGCCAGATACATTCGTCATGTCTCCTTTCTTGTTGTCGTTCCTGAAGGGCTCACCACAGTATTTCTTGCTTCGCGTTTGCCCCTGAGTCTGAGGCCTCTTTAgggatttgtttgtttctgtctTCTCCCCTTAGCCCTTGATGGACAACTTGGAGTCTCAGACTTACGAGGTGTTTGAGAAGGACCCCATAAAGTATTCCCAGTACCAGCAGGTGAGGCTGTGATCAAGGGGGGGGGCTACATAGatggggctgtgggggggggggggtaagaggagCCACAGTGAGTGAAGAGGGGACTTCAGGTGGAAAGAAGTGCGGGCCAAGGGACTGCATGTTGGTAGCACCCTGCCTTGAGTGGTCTGTGGCGATAGCGTGGCATCACTTCTGTGGgaaaccggaagtgacatcatgcctctctaggaatcgctAGTTTTACCAAAGAGTTTCTGGCGATTCCTAGAACGAACTGCTgtcccttcatccccccccccccagaagtgatgtcacaataaTCTGCCTGGGGTTTACACACGTGGCTGAATGTGGAACAGGGGTGGAAGTTTGAAGGGAACCGTTGGCTCTTGTTGGGGAGACATAACCACAGCCACGCTCCAACCCAGTCTTATTCTACCTGCAGGCTATATACAAGTGCCTGCTAGATCGCGTGcccgaggaggagaaggaaaccaACGTCCAGTGAGTGAGATTTACTGGAGTGAGCCATACTTAGAAAGGTTGTCGGGTTCACCAGTCAGGGGTGGGGTGGTGAGTTTACCAGCTCCAAACTGGGAAatgactgttttttttgttttttttaggggggtggaggacaggggcctcagtagaGTACAATGCTGTGGAATCCAGCCTCCAAAGATTCTGCtctttccaggggaattgatctctgtcatctggagatccgatggcattctgggggatccccaggtcccactttgaGGCTGACATTCCTGCATACCAGCTTATGATGGCACAGTGGCTGGGGAGTGGTCAAGTATTTTGCTTTTGTCGCCAGAACCGGGAGGGGAATTTTTGCCACCGCACATCTGCTGTTCTGTATTCACTCACTCTGGAGGAAGCTCCGTTGAAAAGCGCCCTCTGCCAGCATTGGGTGTTCTTGTTTATTTCTGAAAAGCGCCTTAAAATATGCAGATGCAGTACAGGACTAAAAGGAAGAGGTCCTTGCCCACCGGCTCAGTTTCACAGGGCCCGGGGAGCCTCGCTTGACTCCCACACTGCTGGCACCGCCACCTCCCTAAGGAAATGGTGGTAAATCTCCCCAGAAGTCATTTGACGCCATATGATCGTTGGCGAGCCCATCCAAACGCTCTCTCTGATAAAGCTTTTTTCATTTTCGTGGTTTATCGTACCGTTTCGGCTTTTATTATCGGCTTGCCTGCCCTCCTCGCTCCTAGCTGTGGTTGCTGGGTAATTTACAGtatataaaaacacataaatCACCAGAACAAGCGTTTCGAACGTAGGGCCTGTGTGCTTTTTGCCGAAGGAGGCAGCAGTCTGCCTGGAATTCCTACTGGGGACATTAAGACCAGAGGCTTGTGCATGCTCATTTGTGGAGGCAACGTACAGTTGGTTCGTGGATGTTTTCTAAAGGGAAGTAATTGAATGCAGGTTCCCAAAGGTGGTGCCCGAGGGCTCTGTGGCGCTCACTGCTGCTTCCCTTGACGCCCACTGAGTGTTTCAGAAAGGGGAGAGGCGGGGGATCGTTGGGCTGCTCTCATGACTGATTTCCCTCATTCAAAAAAAAGAGAGTTTTTAAATGGGAGAACAAGGAGGACTGGTGAACACCTCAGCTTTCCTCAGTCGGTGTGTGGTTCATCATTCTCCCTTCAGGATGCCATTCTTTCCTGGAGGTGTGAGGAAGGAGCTATTCTATTAGGCTCCGCCtactgaggcagccattttgggggtggCTTCTCCTTCTGCAGAAgcctttttttggcagggtggCATTTAACACTCTTCCAATTCTCCggaaagttggggacccctgacgtACGAGATGCATCAACACAGCTGCAGGGGAATTGGCTAGGGTGGGCACAGAGCCGCATCCCACAAATAAATCGCAGTCTTGCCTCTCGGTATGTGCCTGGGC
The Paroedura picta isolate Pp20150507F chromosome 16, Ppicta_v3.0, whole genome shotgun sequence genome window above contains:
- the HAUS4 gene encoding HAUS augmin-like complex subunit 4 → MASAPGPVGAGLLQPGCAGRLPPCSLTDEDLAVYPGLANLLISLTKHMDSSGLSNNLAQQLEAARKELHRSRTNWLKWEALHRILQEALRDLGSGLATQEKKFLEVLEQQLLVGELRRILDFGPSAQDVQPSLLGLVPSDLLELLPPNQELEEMQKRLPVELEKQLKHKCLALLSYFCPESDGAGQIPQASMMRTLGESLAAEKQHLQEARDRYQELMGLLEQQKAAYPQVLLRCLALLKRFAREYRLGAQSELDSLNTQYLEIKCNAMFLKIRLEELSILLETYVPEKVEVHRVMRDNLQAAVCQEEQDLTASRKVLSSYETLGPEFEELVKEYARLQAIIENRRWVLTEFNKD
- the PRMT5 gene encoding protein arginine N-methyltransferase 5, producing the protein MAATAAAMAAAAVAGPGAAAVARVSCGRDLSCVPEVAGTLGAVARQGFDFLCMPVFHPRYKREFFLEPVKSRSGPQTRSDLLLSGRDWNTLIVGKLSPWIRADSNVEKVRRNSEMAMLQELNFGAYLGLPAFLLPLTQADNPNLARVLCNHINTGHHTSMFWMRIPLLAPADLRDDLIENEPVQGAEEETAGEEKTWQWWHNFRTLCDYNKRIAVALEVGPDLPSNHVIDRWLGEPIKAAILPTSIFLTNKKGFPVLSKMHQRLVFCLLKLEVQFIITGAHHHPEKEFCSYLQYLEYLSQNRPPPSAYELFAKGYEDYLQSPLQPLMDNLESQTYEVFEKDPIKYSQYQQAIYKCLLDRVPEEEKETNVQVVMVLGAGRGPLVNASLRASRQADRHVKIYAVEKNPNAVVTLESWQYEEWGSQVTVISCDMREWEAPEKADLMVSELLGSFADNELSPECLDGAQHCLKEGGVSIPCDYTSFLGPISSSKLYNEVRACREKDRDPEAQFEMPYVVRLHNFHQLSPPQACFSFKHPNPDPVKDNNRYQTLDFQVDVNTVLHGFAGYFETTLYGDITLSIRPETHSPGMFSWFPIFFPLKQPMSIQAGEHIRVAFWRCSNSKKVWYEWAVVAPTCSVIHNPTGRSYTIGL